In candidate division KSB1 bacterium, a single genomic region encodes these proteins:
- the ruvA gene encoding Holliday junction branch migration protein RuvA — protein sequence MIDFIEGKLAAKAPSHVVINSGGLGYKGIISLATYDSLPGVGEQVRLWTHLQIREDEHTLFAFGSLEERWLFEHLISVQGVGAKLAITMLSSAKAESVRQAIVDGDSGRLQSIPKIGAKTAERIVLELKKKLGKAVPEFAMSETRTSQGDVREAIEALTALGFTRLEAERAVDLAIKRGADGAEELVKHSLRVG from the coding sequence GTGATCGATTTCATCGAGGGGAAGTTAGCCGCGAAAGCTCCTTCGCACGTCGTCATCAATTCCGGCGGCCTGGGCTACAAGGGTATCATCTCGCTGGCCACTTACGATTCACTGCCCGGGGTCGGCGAGCAGGTGCGGCTCTGGACGCATTTGCAGATTCGTGAAGACGAGCACACGCTGTTTGCGTTCGGCTCCCTGGAAGAGCGCTGGCTGTTCGAGCATCTGATTTCCGTGCAGGGCGTCGGCGCCAAACTGGCGATTACCATGCTGTCTTCCGCCAAAGCCGAATCCGTGCGGCAGGCGATCGTCGATGGCGACAGCGGCCGCCTGCAAAGCATCCCGAAAATCGGCGCCAAGACCGCCGAGCGAATCGTGCTCGAACTCAAGAAAAAGCTCGGCAAAGCGGTTCCCGAATTCGCGATGTCCGAGACGCGGACGAGCCAGGGCGACGTCCGCGAGGCCATCGAAGCGCTGACCGCCCTGGGTTTCACGCGGCTCGAGGCTGAACGGGCCGTCGATCTGGCCATCAAGCGCGGCGCGGACGGCGCGGAAGAACTGGTCAAGCATTCCCTGCGGGTCGGCTGA
- the ruvC gene encoding crossover junction endodeoxyribonuclease RuvC — protein sequence MPDSLVLGVDPGLGTTGWGVVRAESRRFVYVDSGFIRTNSATPEGERLTEIYNQLQQVAQKYQVEACAVESGFVGRGPQAALKLGQARAAAVLAAESLNIPVTVLAPREVKMAITGRGGASKGQVAYLVGKMLSLAFDEGEEDVSDALAVAISSVMRQRVQERKAAVR from the coding sequence ATGCCGGACTCGCTGGTATTGGGAGTTGACCCCGGATTGGGGACCACGGGCTGGGGAGTTGTGCGGGCCGAAAGCCGACGCTTTGTGTACGTCGATTCCGGCTTTATCCGCACGAACTCCGCGACGCCCGAGGGCGAGCGGTTGACCGAAATTTACAACCAGCTGCAGCAGGTCGCCCAAAAGTATCAAGTGGAAGCGTGCGCCGTCGAGAGCGGATTCGTCGGCCGTGGTCCGCAAGCCGCTCTGAAACTCGGACAGGCACGCGCCGCCGCCGTCCTGGCCGCCGAAAGCCTGAATATTCCCGTCACCGTACTGGCCCCGCGGGAAGTCAAAATGGCCATCACCGGGCGCGGCGGCGCCTCGAAGGGCCAGGTCGCCTATCTGGTCGGCAAAATGCTCTCCCTGGCCTTCGACGAAGGCGAAGAAGATGTGTCCGACGCGCTGGCCGTCGCGATCAGCTCGGTCATGCGGCAACGGGTGCAGGAACGCAAAGCGGCCGTGCGGTGA
- a CDS encoding YebC/PmpR family DNA-binding transcriptional regulator produces the protein MSGHSKWATIRRKKEKIDSARGQVFTRVIREITIASRLGGSNADANPRLRSAIDAAKAVNMPADNIDRAIKKGAGELEGQVLEEILYEGYGPGGVAILVECVTDNRNRTVGEVRHCFSKRNASMAEAGAVAWMFDRRGYITLEADAGTEDEIMEIALEAGATDVEGDETIWEVYTAPEDLYKVKAGIEAKGKQTSSAEISYIPKNTVKVEADSAKSVLNLIEALEDLDDAQNVYSNFEIDEEVMETLR, from the coding sequence ATGTCCGGTCACAGTAAATGGGCGACGATCCGTCGCAAGAAAGAGAAGATCGACTCCGCGCGCGGACAAGTATTTACGCGTGTGATTCGAGAAATCACGATCGCTTCACGACTCGGGGGATCGAATGCAGATGCCAATCCGCGTCTGCGGTCCGCGATTGACGCCGCGAAAGCCGTCAACATGCCGGCGGACAACATCGATCGTGCGATCAAGAAGGGCGCCGGTGAGCTCGAAGGACAGGTGCTCGAAGAGATCTTGTACGAGGGGTACGGACCGGGAGGCGTCGCCATCCTGGTGGAATGCGTGACGGACAATCGCAACCGCACGGTGGGCGAAGTCCGGCACTGCTTCTCCAAGCGCAACGCGAGCATGGCCGAAGCCGGTGCCGTGGCGTGGATGTTCGACCGCCGCGGATATATCACGCTGGAAGCCGACGCCGGCACCGAAGACGAGATCATGGAGATCGCCTTGGAAGCGGGAGCGACGGATGTCGAAGGCGACGAGACCATTTGGGAAGTCTATACGGCGCCGGAGGACCTGTACAAGGTCAAGGCCGGAATTGAAGCCAAGGGCAAGCAGACCAGCTCCGCCGAGATCTCGTACATCCCGAAAAACACGGTAAAGGTGGAAGCGGATTCGGCGAAGTCGGTGCTCAATCTGATTGAAGCACTCGAAGACCTCGACGACGCGCAAAACGTCTATTCGAATTTTGAAATCGACGAAGAAGTGATGGAGACGTTGCGCTAA
- a CDS encoding cobalamin B12-binding domain-containing protein translates to MDRKIRILVAKPGLDGHDRGAKVMAAAFRDAGMEVIYTGLRQTPEMIVEAALQEDVDVVALSILSGAHMTIFPAVLKLMRERGMLDVLLTGGGIIPREEMDQLEKLGVGKLFGPGTPTQVPIVYIRDWVTANRRAAV, encoded by the coding sequence ATGGATAGAAAAATCAGGATTTTAGTGGCCAAACCCGGGCTCGACGGGCATGACCGCGGCGCCAAAGTTATGGCGGCGGCCTTCCGCGATGCCGGGATGGAAGTGATCTATACCGGCCTGCGGCAGACCCCCGAGATGATCGTCGAGGCAGCCCTCCAAGAAGACGTGGACGTGGTTGCCCTGTCCATTCTGTCCGGTGCACACATGACCATCTTCCCCGCCGTGCTCAAGCTGATGCGGGAGCGGGGCATGCTCGATGTGCTGCTCACGGGGGGAGGGATCATTCCCCGGGAAGAGATGGATCAGCTCGAAAAGCTGGGGGTCGGCAAGCTGTTCGGCCCCGGAACGCCAACTCAGGTGCCGATTGTTTACATTCGCGACTGGGTCACGGCCAATCGGCGGGCCGCGGTGTAG
- a CDS encoding TerC family protein produces MTLETFFTAHTFTIIATLVLLEGLLSADNALVMAVIVRPLPQNQQKKALYYGIAGAFFFRFLMLLTATWIIKLWYLRLAGALYLGWLTFQHFRHRMAGHKDFEAKPAGFWKTVLVLNLVDCAFAIDSVLAAVGLSDDLVIVFTGVALGIVAVRVAAGSFIKVLEKWPALEDVAYALIGWIALKLMIESYGMYVGNAEIELPHWLFWSGMGIIAVGGTGYAVRASSKKTSALPKREPEAAE; encoded by the coding sequence GTGACTCTCGAAACTTTCTTTACGGCACACACCTTTACCATCATTGCCACGCTCGTTCTGCTGGAGGGCCTGCTCTCAGCGGATAATGCGCTCGTGATGGCCGTGATCGTCCGGCCGCTGCCGCAAAATCAGCAGAAAAAAGCGCTCTATTACGGTATTGCCGGAGCGTTCTTCTTCCGCTTCCTGATGCTGCTGACGGCGACCTGGATCATCAAACTCTGGTATCTGCGGCTGGCCGGAGCCCTGTACCTCGGCTGGCTGACCTTTCAGCATTTCCGCCACCGCATGGCCGGACACAAAGATTTCGAGGCAAAGCCCGCCGGCTTCTGGAAGACCGTGCTTGTTCTGAACCTCGTGGACTGTGCCTTCGCCATCGATAGCGTGTTGGCCGCCGTGGGCTTGTCCGACGATCTGGTGATCGTATTCACCGGGGTGGCATTGGGGATTGTCGCCGTGCGCGTCGCGGCTGGCAGCTTCATCAAAGTCCTGGAGAAATGGCCGGCCCTCGAGGACGTGGCCTATGCGTTGATCGGCTGGATTGCGTTGAAGCTGATGATCGAGTCGTATGGGATGTACGTCGGAAACGCCGAAATAGAACTGCCCCACTGGCTCTTCTGGTCGGGCATGGGAATCATCGCCGTCGGTGGAACCGGATATGCCGTCCGCGCGTCCTCAAAGAAGACCAGCGCTCTGCCAAAACGCGAGCCGGAGGCTGCGGAGTGA